One genomic region from Microcystis panniformis FACHB-1757 encodes:
- a CDS encoding transposase, whose protein sequence is MKTENRIFSQVYSYLEQGSRFVDKRHLTVLSWMVTALLSSQSLNQARWEPFVQSRAEQANSYQRRWNRFCQNGRVAVEKIYIPLILKAIETWKEKGERLYLAIDTTLLWNQYCFVYLAVVCGGRAVPLMWMGLEHGSASLAFEKYEPLLDRAKGYLQGFENVMLLADRGFANQQLIQWLRKNTWHWCLRLPCDTLIYGVRRRGFGYEVRELYPPKRQACFDRNVQVWQEARITAHLALASVPGVKDNWAILSDEPPTLDTFWQYGLRFPIEHLFQGQ, encoded by the coding sequence ATGAAAACCGAGAACAGAATCTTCTCCCAAGTTTATTCCTATCTAGAACAAGGAAGCCGATTTGTGGATAAAAGACATTTAACCGTCCTCAGTTGGATGGTGACAGCCCTACTCAGTAGTCAAAGTCTCAATCAAGCCAGATGGGAACCCTTTGTACAAAGCAGAGCCGAACAAGCCAATAGTTATCAGAGACGGTGGAATCGCTTTTGCCAGAATGGAAGAGTAGCGGTGGAAAAGATATACATCCCCTTAATATTGAAAGCCATCGAGACTTGGAAGGAGAAGGGGGAAAGACTGTATCTAGCAATAGATACCACTCTGTTGTGGAATCAATACTGCTTTGTCTATCTAGCGGTGGTCTGCGGGGGGAGAGCCGTCCCCTTGATGTGGATGGGATTAGAACATGGTAGTGCCAGCCTAGCTTTTGAGAAATACGAACCCTTGTTGGACAGAGCCAAAGGCTATCTTCAGGGCTTTGAGAATGTCATGCTGTTAGCCGACCGAGGCTTTGCCAATCAGCAATTAATTCAATGGCTCAGGAAAAATACTTGGCATTGGTGTCTTCGCTTACCTTGCGATACCCTCATTTACGGTGTTCGCCGTCGGGGTTTTGGCTATGAGGTCAGAGAACTCTATCCTCCCAAACGGCAAGCCTGCTTTGATCGCAACGTTCAAGTCTGGCAGGAGGCTAGAATCACTGCTCATCTTGCTTTAGCCTCTGTTCCAGGGGTTAAGGATAATTGGGCAATTCTGAGCGATGAACCTCCTACCCTTGACACCTTCTGGCAGTATGGTCTTCGTTTTCCCATTGAACATCTCTTTCAAGGGCAGTAA
- a CDS encoding ISAs1 family transposase: protein MKLPPCRSEVQLLNLKGAIVTLDAMGTQTEIAQQIKSGGGDDVLALKGNQGKLFQQVEGWFDQAIAGDWQGIEYSYHEKVESGHHRIETRQIWVVPVSQLPPLHRQSLWPGLTTVVMVRSVRQLWNKTTTEIRFFISSLAADAQKHAEVIRGHWSIENSLHWVLDVTFNEDASRVRLGHGAENLGLLRRLSVNLLKQEPSKMSLKMKRYRASMDDNFMVKILEASAVD, encoded by the coding sequence ATGAAATTACCGCCGTGCCGCTCAGAAGTGCAATTGCTCAATCTCAAGGGAGCGATAGTCACTTTGGATGCCATGGGAACCCAGACGGAAATTGCCCAACAAATCAAGTCTGGGGGCGGAGATGACGTCTTAGCCCTCAAAGGCAATCAGGGCAAGCTCTTTCAACAAGTAGAAGGCTGGTTTGACCAAGCTATAGCCGGGGATTGGCAAGGGATTGAATACAGCTACCACGAAAAGGTGGAGTCGGGGCATCACCGGATCGAAACCCGTCAAATTTGGGTGGTGCCGGTGTCCCAATTACCGCCCCTGCATCGGCAGAGTCTGTGGCCTGGCCTAACCACCGTAGTCATGGTTCGCAGTGTCCGCCAATTATGGAATAAAACTACGACAGAAATTCGCTTCTTCATCAGTAGTTTAGCAGCGGATGCCCAAAAACACGCCGAGGTGATTCGCGGACATTGGAGTATTGAAAATAGTCTCCATTGGGTACTCGATGTTACCTTTAATGAAGATGCCAGTCGGGTTCGTCTGGGGCATGGAGCGGAAAACCTAGGTCTGTTGCGCCGTTTAAGTGTGAATTTGTTGAAGCAGGAGCCCTCGAAAATGAGTCTGAAAATGAAACGTTATAGGGCGAGCATGGATGATAATTTCATGGTAAAAATCTTGGAGGCCAGTGCGGTTGACTGA
- a CDS encoding IS630 family transposase, whose translation MINLEFTEEEKNSLYYERFHHPHPRVQLKMEVLWLKSQKIPHQKICQLAGISPNTLLTYLRNYQEGGIEKLKEINFYRPKSELEFQKETLKKYFEKNPAATINEAVYRIEELTGIKRSPTQVRKFLKSMGMKCLKVGSLPSKADPDEQEDYKEKKLEPRLNEAKEGKRAVFFVDAAHFVMGAFLGFVWCFERLFVKSPSGRKRFNVLGALNAITHEVILVTYDTYITATQVCELRSKIAALGLMIPITLVLDNARYQKCKIVEELALSLSIELLYLPSYSPNLNLIERLWKLVKKKCLYGKYYENFSDFSSAIYECLNDAHLKHKKELDSLLTLRFQKFNKSQIMNV comes from the coding sequence ATGATTAACCTAGAATTCACGGAAGAAGAAAAGAACTCACTGTATTATGAAAGATTTCATCATCCCCATCCCCGGGTTCAACTGAAGATGGAAGTTCTCTGGTTAAAAAGCCAAAAGATACCGCACCAAAAAATTTGTCAGTTAGCAGGAATCTCGCCAAATACCTTATTAACCTATCTTCGCAATTATCAAGAAGGCGGAATAGAAAAATTAAAAGAAATCAACTTCTATCGCCCTAAAAGTGAATTAGAGTTTCAAAAAGAAACCCTCAAAAAATACTTCGAGAAAAATCCAGCAGCCACAATAAATGAAGCTGTATATAGGATAGAAGAATTGACGGGAATAAAACGAAGTCCTACCCAAGTGAGAAAATTTTTAAAATCAATGGGAATGAAATGTTTAAAAGTAGGTTCTCTTCCTTCTAAAGCTGACCCAGATGAACAAGAGGACTACAAAGAAAAAAAGCTAGAACCCAGACTAAATGAGGCAAAAGAAGGAAAAAGGGCTGTTTTTTTTGTTGATGCCGCTCACTTCGTCATGGGAGCATTTCTTGGTTTTGTTTGGTGTTTTGAGAGACTTTTTGTTAAGTCACCGAGCGGGCGTAAACGCTTCAATGTTTTAGGAGCATTAAATGCAATAACTCATGAAGTTATTCTGGTAACATATGACACTTATATTACGGCAACTCAAGTCTGTGAACTCCGGTCAAAAATAGCTGCTTTAGGACTAATGATTCCCATCACTCTAGTCTTAGATAATGCCCGCTATCAAAAATGTAAAATTGTTGAAGAATTGGCTCTTTCTTTGTCAATAGAGCTGCTCTATCTGCCGTCTTATTCACCTAATCTAAATTTAATTGAAAGGCTGTGGAAATTGGTCAAAAAGAAATGTTTATATGGTAAATATTATGAGAACTTTTCTGACTTTTCTTCAGCTATTTATGAATGTCTGAATGATGCCCATCTGAAACATAAAAAAGAACTGGATTCCTTGCTGACTCTACGATTTCAGAAGTTTAATAAATCTCAGATTATGAACGTCTAA
- a CDS encoding ISAs1 family transposase codes for MSPLEQSWLKTFLELPNGIPSHDTLGRVLGMLEPEQLRSGFLGWIGEITEKLNLELIHIDGKTAKGSYDREKKLKALHTVYFRRS; via the coding sequence TTGTCACCCCTTGAACAATCCTGGTTGAAAACCTTTTTGGAATTACCCAATGGGATACCTTCCCACGACACCTTGGGTCGAGTCTTAGGAATGCTAGAACCCGAGCAATTAAGGTCGGGATTCCTAGGGTGGATCGGGGAAATCACCGAAAAATTGAACCTAGAACTAATCCACATAGATGGGAAAACCGCCAAGGGTTCCTATGACCGTGAAAAGAAACTAAAGGCTTTGCACACAGTATACTTTAGACGTTCATAA
- a CDS encoding ISL3 family transposase yields MILDKFLNLKGTCIQGYLHLENIGIVCRIESKNQKATCPRCGLESDKLHQNHRHLVKDLPISGQPVYLQVNRRQFKCDNCQKPFSEELDFVAKKRTYTKRLAENILEQLKSGDILNVSRRNDVTEEEIQRMIEDIAEEITETDLSKLKRLGIDEIALVKGQKNYCAVLVNLDTGKLIAILEKRTQEELRETLTGWGKEVLEQIEEVSIDLWLPYKNLVKELMPSAEVVADRFHVMKQINQELDEQRKAEKRAVEAQKNKKQKAEKEAKLEVLKRSKYSLLKNEKDLTETQKIKLEAIKENFPNLKKMHELKEEFRKIYETSENPTEGLLSISEWLAKSSSVFTKSCQTIRNWFGEIISYFERRTTNGVVEGINNKLKLIKRRGYGFRNFRNFWVRSMLSWHLVC; encoded by the coding sequence ATGATACTTGACAAATTTTTGAACCTAAAAGGAACCTGTATTCAAGGCTATCTACACCTAGAAAATATCGGTATAGTTTGCCGAATCGAATCGAAAAATCAAAAAGCAACCTGTCCTCGTTGTGGGTTAGAGAGCGATAAACTCCACCAAAATCATCGACATTTAGTCAAAGATTTACCAATCTCAGGACAACCAGTGTACCTACAGGTTAATCGTCGTCAATTTAAGTGCGATAATTGTCAGAAACCCTTTAGCGAAGAGTTAGATTTTGTCGCCAAGAAACGAACCTATACGAAAAGACTAGCCGAGAATATACTCGAACAATTAAAATCAGGAGATATTTTAAATGTTAGTCGAAGAAATGACGTAACGGAAGAAGAGATTCAAAGAATGATAGAGGACATAGCTGAAGAAATTACAGAGACAGACCTATCGAAATTAAAAAGACTAGGAATTGACGAAATCGCTCTAGTCAAAGGACAAAAAAATTACTGTGCGGTTTTAGTAAATTTAGATACGGGAAAACTAATAGCTATTCTAGAGAAGCGAACACAAGAAGAATTGAGGGAAACGCTTACAGGGTGGGGAAAAGAGGTGTTAGAGCAAATTGAAGAAGTCAGCATAGACCTTTGGTTGCCCTATAAAAATTTGGTGAAAGAATTGATGCCATCGGCCGAGGTAGTCGCCGATAGATTCCATGTAATGAAACAAATTAATCAAGAGTTAGACGAACAAAGAAAAGCAGAAAAAAGAGCCGTAGAAGCGCAGAAAAATAAAAAACAGAAAGCGGAAAAAGAAGCGAAGCTAGAAGTTTTAAAGCGAAGTAAATATAGCTTGTTAAAAAATGAAAAAGATTTAACGGAAACTCAAAAAATCAAACTAGAAGCTATCAAAGAAAATTTCCCAAATTTGAAAAAGATGCACGAGTTAAAGGAAGAATTTAGAAAGATTTATGAAACCTCAGAGAATCCGACAGAAGGACTGCTATCCATCTCGGAATGGTTGGCAAAATCCTCCAGTGTTTTTACCAAGAGTTGTCAAACAATCCGAAACTGGTTTGGAGAAATAATTAGTTATTTCGAGCGAAGGACAACGAATGGGGTGGTCGAGGGAATCAACAATAAACTTAAACTAATAAAACGGAGAGGCTATGGCTTTAGAAACTTTCGGAATTTTTGGGTTAGAAGTATGTTATCTTGGCATCTTGTATGTTGA
- a CDS encoding transposase family protein, producing the protein MAEGFGPLVLNPKQEREAKLLRKSVLKHFQHLEDPRADRGRNHSLVSLIALAILAVLAGADGFVAIEAYGKAKQSWFKG; encoded by the coding sequence ATGGCAGAAGGATTTGGTCCCCTAGTCTTGAACCCCAAGCAAGAGCGAGAGGCAAAACTTTTAAGAAAGAGTGTCTTGAAACATTTTCAGCACCTAGAAGACCCCAGAGCAGACAGGGGACGCAATCACAGCCTGGTATCCCTAATTGCCCTAGCCATTTTGGCGGTCTTAGCGGGTGCCGACGGGTTTGTCGCCATAGAAGCCTACGGAAAAGCCAAACAATCCTGGTTCAAGGGGTGA
- a CDS encoding ISL3 family transposase produces MWINFDQLLDLPNATVVNYQKIAQTIFLKLALLNETIECPNCHQTLDRINQTEYNLVRDLSILGNPVYLEVPRRQFHCQKCQKYISERLSFMRLRQHHTIRYESMIYERVKNCSIEEISREEGLGWSEVELIFNHCAKELEKEEWEAPERISLDEFSNLKGHKDFITTVVDMDKKILLDVIKGHKQEELMEALKAQPDAVREKVKEVSVDMWSGFTAVIKELFPNAKIIYDRFHVMAIINDELNKLRKLMGVHEKGLPHLLWKNKEDLKDEQKQQLEVILKEHPCLGIAGEMKEEIRQIYQSSRTFRGAERKLEKWIRIGGILYESSARMIQKHLPGICNYFENQTTNGLIEGMNTKIKLIKRMSYGFTNFEHLRLKLFACFNS; encoded by the coding sequence ATGTGGATAAATTTTGATCAACTCCTCGATTTACCAAATGCAACAGTGGTCAATTATCAAAAAATTGCTCAGACAATTTTCCTAAAGCTTGCTCTTTTAAATGAAACAATTGAATGTCCGAATTGCCATCAAACCTTAGACAGAATCAATCAGACAGAGTATAATCTAGTCAGAGACTTGTCAATATTAGGTAATCCAGTATATTTAGAAGTACCACGCCGTCAGTTTCATTGTCAAAAGTGCCAAAAGTATATCAGCGAAAGACTGAGTTTTATGAGATTAAGACAGCATCATACAATTCGCTATGAATCGATGATTTATGAGAGAGTAAAAAATTGTAGCATCGAAGAAATAAGTCGAGAAGAAGGGTTAGGATGGTCAGAAGTTGAGTTAATATTTAATCACTGTGCTAAAGAACTAGAAAAGGAAGAGTGGGAAGCACCAGAACGAATAAGCTTAGATGAATTTAGTAACTTAAAAGGACATAAAGATTTCATCACAACGGTCGTAGATATGGACAAGAAAATTTTACTAGATGTGATTAAAGGACATAAGCAAGAAGAATTAATGGAAGCCTTAAAAGCACAGCCAGACGCAGTTCGGGAGAAAGTGAAAGAAGTGAGCGTCGATATGTGGTCAGGATTTACAGCAGTGATCAAGGAATTATTTCCCAATGCTAAAATCATCTATGACCGTTTTCATGTAATGGCTATCATCAATGACGAGCTTAATAAATTGAGAAAGTTAATGGGGGTGCATGAAAAAGGATTACCTCATTTATTATGGAAGAATAAAGAGGACTTAAAGGACGAGCAAAAACAACAACTAGAAGTTATTCTGAAAGAACATCCATGCTTAGGAATAGCCGGGGAAATGAAAGAAGAAATTAGACAAATTTATCAAAGTAGTAGAACGTTCAGAGGTGCTGAGAGAAAATTGGAAAAATGGATAAGAATAGGCGGGATATTATATGAAAGTAGTGCCAGGATGATCCAGAAGCATTTGCCAGGTATTTGTAATTACTTTGAAAATCAGACAACCAACGGATTAATTGAGGGAATGAATACCAAAATAAAGCTTATTAAAAGAATGAGTTATGGATTTACCAATTTTGAACATCTTCGACTTAAGCTGTTTGCTTGCTTTAATTCATAA